A part of Fundulus heteroclitus isolate FHET01 chromosome 23, MU-UCD_Fhet_4.1, whole genome shotgun sequence genomic DNA contains:
- the ran gene encoding GTP-binding nuclear protein Ran: MADSMGQCVPVAVFKLVLVGDGGTGKTTFVKRHITGEFEKKYVATLGVEVHPLMFHTNRGPIKYNVWDTAGQEKFGGLRDGYYIQAQCAIIMFDVTSRVTYKNVPNWHRDLVRVCENIPIVLCGNKVDIKDRKVKAKSIVFHRKKNLQYYDISAKSNYNFEKPFLWLARKLIGDPNLEFVAMPALAPPEVQMDPSLAAKYEEELQVASQTALPDEEDDL; the protein is encoded by the exons ATGGCGGACTCTATGGGACAGTGTGTACCTGTGGCGGTGTTTAAG CTGGTGCTGGTTGGTGATGGAGGCACAGGAAAAACCACGTTTGTGAAGAGACACATCACAGGAGAGTTTGAGAAGAAGTATGTAG CCACTCTGGGAGTAGAAGTGCACCCGTTGATGTTCCACACCAACAGAGGACCCATCAAGTATAACGTGTGGGACACAGCCGGTCAGGAGAAGTTCGGAGGCTTGAGAGATGGCTACTACATTCAAG ctCAGTGTGCGATCATCATGTTTGACGTCACCTCCCGAGTCACCTACAAGAACGTGCCCAACTGGCATCGTGATCTGGTCCGTGTGTGTGAGAACATTCCCATCGTTCTGTGTGGCAACAAGGTAGACATCAAAGACAGGAAAGTCAAAGCCAAGAGCATCGTGTTTCACCGCAAGAAGAACCTGCAG TACTATGACATTTCTGCCAAAAGTAACTACAACTTTGAGAAGCCCTTCCTGTGGTTAGCAAGGAAGTTGATCGGTGATCCCAACCTGGAGTTTGTGGCTATGCCAGCCCTCGCTCCCCCAGAGGTCCAGATGGACCCGTCCCTGGCCGCCAAGTATGAGGAAGAGCTTCAA GTTGCATCACAGACCGCACTCCCAGATGAAGAAGATGACCTCTAA
- the LOC118557318 gene encoding NADH dehydrogenase [ubiquinone] iron-sulfur protein 8, mitochondrial-like, with the protein GTPLSACPQAITIEAETRADGSRRTTRYDIDMTKCIYCGFCQEACPVDAIVEGPNFEFATETHEELLYNKEKLLNNGDQWEAEIAANIQADYLYR; encoded by the exons GGGACACCACTTTCTGCTTGTCCCCAGGCCATTACCATTGAAGCCGAGACTCGAGCTGATGGCAGCAGGAGGACTACGCGCTACGACATCGACATGACCAAGTGCATCTACTGCGGTTTCTGTCAGGAAGCCTGTCCGGTTGACGCCATTGTGGAG GGTCCAAACTTTGAGTTTGCTACCGAGACTCATGAGGAGCTGCTGTACAACAAAGAGAAGCTGCTCAACAACGGGGACCAATGGGAGGCTGAGATAGCAGCCAACATACAAGCTGACTATCTTTACAGATAA